In Nicotiana tabacum cultivar K326 chromosome 19, ASM71507v2, whole genome shotgun sequence, one DNA window encodes the following:
- the LOC142173684 gene encoding uncharacterized protein LOC142173684: MPDVLKYDGTSNPREHITTYTTAVKGNDLDPHEIESALLKKFRETLMKGALTWYSLLSEHSIDFFEKLANSFIKAHVGSRKVQSRKVDIFRIDHGESELLREFMTRFQKERMLLPAVPDEWAAEAFIKGLNSRSSDASRKLKESLLEFQAITWADVHNWYESKIIIGDDPLDFPASAKGRDWEKNKKSQKMISTQVNGLQEVGFCSIKVLKDAVEDKEISGSRDSSYLRLFEYNFYVNVVKLVSAMRNIKEARFPKTMRSHTNQRDPNLWFEYHGANGHRTGDCRYLHEEVATFLKNGHLREFLSDQAKNNYGPNPDNVKASKVGEDPPRLTINMIFGGNEINGVMFSAAKKMKVSITHSKRLREVAEDNITFTKEDTDGQLLPHNDALYHATYKIPRRVPSSEHDNPRRDPAAHEYRGGDEDDPFRGSGHGLQYYPGETMVVRDKGCTVNISSIVEVPNS, from the exons ATGCCAGACGTTctaaaatatgatgggacttcaaaTCCTCGGGAGCATATCACCACATATACAACAGCGGTGAAGGGGAACGATTTAGATCCCCACGAGATTGAGTCAGCCTTACTGAAGAAATTCAGGGAGACCCTCATGAAGGGGGCCCTCACATGGTATTCGCTTTTGTCCGAGCACTCCATAGATTTCTTCGAGAAGCTTGCGAactctttcatcaaggcccatgtCGGGTCCAGGAAGGTACAGTCCCGAAAGGTCGACATATTCAGGATTGATCACGGAGAGTCTGAATTGTTGCGGGAGTTCATGACCAGattccagaaggaaaggatgttgctACCGGCCGTaccggatgaatgggcagctgaagcattcatTAAAGGTCTGAATTCGAGAAGTTCCGATGCTTcccgaaaattgaaagaaagtttgCTCGAATTTCAGGCAATAACATGGGCAGATGTTCACAActggtacgagtcaaagataataATTGGGGATGATCCGCTCGATTTCCCAGCATCAGCAAAGGGTCGGGACTGGGAGAAGAATAAAAAAAGTCAAAAGATGATTTCGACGCAGGTCAACGGTCTTCAAGAGGTTGGTTTTTGCTCTATAAAAGTGCTGAAGGATGCAGTAGAG GACAAGGAGATATCAGGTTCCCGAGATTCCTCCTACCTCAGGCTTTTTGAATACAACTTCTACGTCAACGTAGTGAAGCTGGTATCGGCTATGAGAAACATTAAGGAAGCACGGTTCCCGAAGACAATGAGATCCCATACTAATcaaagggatcctaatttgtggtTCGAATACCATGGGGCCAACGGTCATCGGACTGGGGATTGTCGGTATCTGCACGAAGAGGTGGCGACATTTCTGAAAAACGGTcatctcagagaattcttgagtgatcaGGCTAAAAACAATTATGGCCCCAATCCTGATAACGTGAAAGCTTCGAAAGTAGGAGAAGATCCTCCACGTttgacgatcaacatgatttttgggGGGAACGAGATAAATGGCGTGATGTTTTCGGCGGCAAAAAAGATGAAGGTATCGATAACCCACAGtaagagactccgggaagtcgCTGAGGACAACATTACTTTCACGAAGGAAGACACAGATGGACAACTACTGCCGCACAATGATGCCttg TATCATGCTACCTACAAAATTCCTCGCCGAGTTCCATCTAGCGAACatgacaacccgaggagagatcctGCTGCCCATGAATACCGAGGGGGTGATGAAGATGACCCTTTTCGAGGTAGTGGACATGGGTTACAATATTATCCTGGGGAGACTATGGTTGTACGAGATAAAGGCTGTACcgtcaacatatcatcaattgtTGAAGTTCCCAACTCCTGA